In Porphyrobacter sp. LM 6, one DNA window encodes the following:
- a CDS encoding histone deacetylase family protein, translated as MLHVVHHADYMAPRPEKGTFRFDKYWLVMEELRSSGAPITEHAPEPMPREWLEAVHCPDYVDQVFRCDVPREKERRIGFPVTPAITARVRHTNGGTWLAAQLAMQHGYAANSAAGSHHALHDTGAGYCVFNDLAVTANRLIAERLAARVLIVDLDVHQGDGTASLTAGRADIFTLSLHAEKNFPVRKARSSRDVGLEDGTDDDGYMAALTRHLPQVMNDFAPDFVLYQAGVDPHADDKLGRLALTDAGLAARDRFVIREARARGLPVASALGGGYGDDPRVVAARHAASMLAMADENRRVSPL; from the coding sequence ATGCTCCACGTCGTCCACCACGCCGACTATATGGCCCCGCGCCCCGAGAAGGGGACTTTCCGCTTCGACAAGTACTGGCTCGTGATGGAAGAACTGCGCAGCAGCGGCGCCCCGATCACCGAACACGCGCCCGAACCCATGCCGCGCGAATGGCTCGAAGCCGTGCATTGCCCCGATTACGTCGATCAGGTGTTCCGCTGTGACGTCCCGCGCGAGAAGGAACGGCGGATCGGCTTTCCGGTCACGCCCGCGATCACGGCCCGCGTGCGACACACCAATGGCGGCACCTGGCTCGCGGCGCAGTTGGCGATGCAGCACGGCTATGCCGCCAACTCCGCCGCCGGAAGCCACCATGCGCTGCACGATACCGGCGCGGGGTATTGCGTGTTCAACGACCTCGCGGTGACCGCCAACCGGCTGATCGCCGAGCGCCTCGCGGCCCGCGTGCTGATCGTCGATCTGGACGTGCATCAGGGTGACGGCACTGCCAGCCTCACCGCCGGGCGTGCGGATATCTTCACCCTCTCGCTTCATGCCGAGAAGAACTTCCCGGTGCGGAAGGCACGCTCCAGTCGCGATGTGGGCCTTGAAGACGGCACGGATGATGATGGCTACATGGCGGCGCTCACCCGCCACCTGCCTCAAGTCATGAACGACTTCGCCCCCGATTTCGTGCTCTATCAGGCCGGCGTCGATCCGCATGCCGATGACAAGCTCGGGCGCCTCGCGCTGACCGATGCAGGCCTCGCCGCGCGGGACCGCTTCGTCATCCGCGAGGCGCGGGCGCGTGGTTTGCCGGTCGCCAGCGCGCTGGGCGGCGGCTATGGTGATGATCCGCGCGTCGTGGCCGCCCGCCATGCAGCTTCGATGCTGGCAATGGCGGACGAGAATAGACGGGTGTCGCCTCTCTGA
- a CDS encoding manganese efflux pump MntP, translating to MTEALLLAFALAMDAFAVALTQGARFRPSVAGGMAIALTFGLFQGVMPLIGWGIGAFALAYVEAVDHWIAFGLLAFLGVRMLGGHVGEEEASRALTGKALLIAGIATSVDALAAGITLPTLDVAPLAAAGLIGLVTFALSGMGVRIGRIAGDRWGEWAERAGGVILIALGCKILAEHTGYL from the coding sequence ATGACCGAAGCCCTCCTTCTTGCTTTCGCACTGGCAATGGACGCATTTGCCGTTGCGCTTACGCAGGGCGCGCGGTTCCGCCCGTCGGTTGCTGGCGGGATGGCAATCGCGCTCACCTTCGGTCTTTTCCAAGGGGTGATGCCGCTCATCGGCTGGGGCATCGGCGCCTTTGCGCTGGCCTATGTCGAGGCGGTCGATCACTGGATCGCGTTCGGCCTGCTGGCCTTCCTCGGCGTGCGGATGCTCGGCGGCCATGTCGGCGAGGAAGAAGCTTCCCGCGCGCTCACCGGCAAGGCGCTGCTGATCGCAGGCATTGCAACCAGCGTCGATGCGCTCGCCGCCGGGATCACCCTGCCGACGCTGGATGTCGCGCCGCTCGCCGCCGCAGGGCTGATCGGGCTCGTCACCTTTGCCTTGAGCGGCATGGGCGTGCGGATCGGCCGGATCGCGGGCGACCGCTGGGGCGAATGGGCCGAGCGGGCCGGGGGCGTGATCCTGATCGCGCTGGGGTGCAAGATCCTGGCCGAGCACACCGGATACCTCTGA
- a CDS encoding thioredoxin family protein, translated as MIRRAIAAGLALALGACATTPDVAAPARPDAKSYAVTQDAMGHVDAALARAAAGGKRVLVVFGANWCHDSTALVGWLATPRFAALVAERYELVFVNVGLPQTGDGHNLAVAGRFGLEEMKGTPALLVLTPEGEPVNLDTAASWRNAASRSEDAIFAELSALADQPAP; from the coding sequence GTGATCCGCCGCGCGATTGCCGCAGGCCTGGCGCTGGCGCTCGGTGCTTGCGCGACCACGCCCGACGTAGCCGCCCCGGCGCGGCCCGATGCCAAGTCCTATGCCGTCACCCAGGATGCGATGGGCCATGTCGATGCCGCGCTCGCCCGCGCCGCCGCCGGTGGCAAGCGTGTGCTGGTGGTGTTCGGCGCGAACTGGTGTCACGACAGCACCGCGCTCGTCGGATGGCTGGCGACCCCGCGCTTTGCGGCGCTGGTGGCCGAACGCTACGAGCTGGTGTTCGTCAATGTCGGCCTGCCGCAGACCGGTGACGGACATAACCTCGCCGTGGCGGGCCGCTTCGGCCTCGAGGAGATGAAGGGAACGCCTGCCCTGCTGGTGCTGACGCCCGAGGGCGAGCCCGTCAACCTCGACACCGCCGCCAGCTGGCGCAATGCCGCCAGCAGGAGCGAGGACGCGATTTTCGCGGAACTGAGCGCGCTCGCCGACCAGCCCGCACCATGA
- the ispG gene encoding flavodoxin-dependent (E)-4-hydroxy-3-methylbut-2-enyl-diphosphate synthase — MSSIRPWRTIERRKSRQIMVGNVPVGGDAPITVQTMTNTPTEDITATIDQIRRCEEVGADIIRVSCPTEESTRDFKKITRAARIPVVADIHFHYQRALEAADAGAACLRINPGNIGSAQRVAEVVRAAKANGCAIRIGVNAGSLEKDLLEKYGEPCPEALIESALDHIKLLQDHDFHEYKVAVKASDVFLAVAAYHGLAETVDCPLHLGITEAGGLIGGTVKSSIGIGSLLWAGIGDTIRVSLSAEPEQEIKVGFEMLKALGLRTRGVRVVSCPSCSRQGFDVIRTVETLEKRLEHIKTPMSLSVLGCVVNGPGEARETDIGLTGGGNGKHMVYLSGMKAHAIDDEAMLDHIVKLVEEKAAAIEAGEATAFDPHATPQSAVAAE; from the coding sequence ATGTCTTCCATCCGTCCGTGGCGCACGATCGAGCGGCGCAAATCGCGCCAAATCATGGTGGGGAATGTCCCCGTTGGCGGTGATGCTCCCATCACCGTGCAGACCATGACCAACACCCCTACCGAAGATATCACGGCGACGATCGACCAGATCCGCCGCTGCGAGGAGGTGGGTGCCGATATCATCCGCGTGTCCTGCCCGACCGAGGAATCGACGCGCGATTTCAAGAAGATCACCCGCGCGGCGCGGATCCCGGTCGTCGCCGACATCCATTTCCACTACCAGCGCGCGCTCGAAGCGGCAGACGCCGGTGCGGCGTGCCTTCGCATCAATCCGGGCAATATCGGCTCGGCCCAGCGCGTCGCCGAAGTGGTGCGCGCCGCCAAGGCCAATGGCTGCGCGATCCGCATCGGGGTGAACGCGGGCAGCCTCGAGAAGGACCTTCTGGAAAAATACGGCGAGCCCTGCCCCGAAGCGCTGATCGAAAGCGCGCTCGATCACATCAAGCTGCTGCAGGACCACGATTTCCACGAATACAAGGTGGCGGTGAAGGCGTCCGACGTGTTCCTTGCAGTCGCGGCCTATCATGGCCTTGCCGAAACGGTCGATTGCCCGCTGCACCTGGGCATTACCGAAGCGGGCGGGTTGATCGGCGGGACGGTGAAGTCCTCGATCGGCATCGGCTCGCTGTTGTGGGCCGGGATCGGCGACACGATCCGCGTCAGCCTCTCGGCCGAGCCCGAACAGGAAATCAAGGTCGGCTTCGAGATGCTCAAGGCGCTCGGCCTGCGCACCCGCGGCGTGCGGGTGGTGTCATGCCCGTCGTGCTCGCGGCAGGGCTTCGACGTGATCCGCACAGTCGAAACGCTCGAAAAGCGGCTCGAACACATCAAGACGCCGATGAGCCTTTCGGTGCTCGGCTGCGTCGTCAATGGCCCCGGCGAAGCGCGTGAGACCGATATCGGCCTGACCGGCGGCGGCAATGGCAAGCACATGGTCTACCTCAGCGGCATGAAGGCCCACGCCATCGATGACGAGGCGATGCTCGATCACATCGTCAAGCTCGTCGAGGAAAAGGCCGCCGCGATCGAAGCGGGCGAGGCAACCGCCTTCGATCCCCACGCCACCCCGCAATCCGCAGTCGCCGCCGAGTGA
- a CDS encoding NrsF family protein gives MNDPAKRAELIAALADDITAVRRVHPWEGVGLIAAATLVAALAAIALFRFWGGILTGEASPYFWITNGLLLLLGAASTVALAAGALPQVGPRPNAPAWAFAMLGVLPLAAVIQLARASGAHAHQGLADPDAFHCLSSALAAGVVVALAAVLFLRRGAPVALARQGWLTGLAAGSLGTLAYGTTCPINGIAHLGLWHVLPVPLAALAARVIVPPLIRW, from the coding sequence ATGAATGACCCCGCCAAGCGCGCCGAACTGATCGCCGCGCTCGCAGACGACATCACGGCTGTACGCCGGGTGCACCCATGGGAGGGCGTCGGCCTGATCGCGGCTGCGACACTGGTCGCGGCGCTTGCTGCGATTGCATTGTTCCGCTTCTGGGGCGGCATCCTTACCGGCGAGGCCTCGCCCTATTTCTGGATCACCAACGGACTGCTGCTGCTGCTCGGCGCGGCCAGCACGGTGGCGCTGGCCGCTGGTGCGCTGCCGCAGGTCGGCCCGCGTCCCAATGCGCCGGCATGGGCCTTTGCGATGCTTGGAGTGCTGCCGCTCGCCGCAGTCATCCAGCTGGCTCGGGCTTCGGGGGCGCATGCCCACCAAGGGTTGGCCGATCCGGACGCCTTCCATTGCCTGTCCTCGGCACTTGCGGCGGGAGTGGTGGTTGCGCTGGCGGCGGTATTGTTCCTGCGCCGCGGCGCGCCGGTGGCGCTGGCGCGGCAGGGCTGGCTGACGGGGCTGGCAGCCGGATCGCTCGGGACACTCGCCTACGGCACGACTTGCCCGATCAACGGGATCGCGCATCTCGGTCTTTGGCATGTGCTGCCCGTTCCGCTGGCGGCACTGGCCGCGCGGGTCATCGTGCCGCCCCTGATCCGCTGGTAG
- a CDS encoding sigma-70 family RNA polymerase sigma factor: MLADEATFARLMAAMQQGDRSAANVLLTEAGMWLERYFRRRVPPQQVDDLVQEVLIALHTKRATWDPARPFLPWLAAIARYRWVDHLRRVYRDASEELLEDSGAQESEEDVLLARVSLERLFAHLPPKQVEAIELVKIGGLSIEEASARSGQSASLVKVNIHRGLRKLAALVEKAE, encoded by the coding sequence ATGCTTGCCGACGAGGCCACCTTCGCCCGGCTTATGGCCGCGATGCAGCAGGGCGACCGTTCGGCAGCGAACGTGCTGCTGACCGAGGCGGGCATGTGGCTCGAACGCTATTTCCGGCGCCGGGTGCCGCCGCAGCAGGTCGACGATCTGGTGCAGGAAGTGCTGATCGCGCTCCACACCAAACGCGCCACCTGGGATCCGGCGCGCCCTTTCCTGCCGTGGCTCGCGGCGATCGCACGCTATCGCTGGGTGGATCATCTGCGCCGCGTCTATCGCGATGCGAGCGAGGAACTGCTGGAGGACAGCGGCGCTCAGGAGAGCGAGGAAGACGTGTTGCTTGCCCGGGTCAGCCTCGAACGCCTGTTCGCGCATTTGCCGCCGAAGCAGGTCGAAGCGATCGAACTGGTGAAGATCGGGGGGCTGTCGATCGAGGAAGCCTCGGCCCGCAGCGGGCAGAGCGCGAGCCTCGTCAAAGTCAACATCCACCGTGGCTTGCGAAAGCTCGCTGCGCTGGTCGAGAAAGCGGAATGA